A window of Cottoperca gobio chromosome 16, fCotGob3.1, whole genome shotgun sequence contains these coding sequences:
- the ino80c gene encoding INO80 complex subunit C: protein MASQIPITVRAQPAANSSAALRGKKRPGSPAVSAALQVTGSSKKKKGLQTATPTTLTQITAVESVVEVKAVGAVDCGPTASAESTAKPPPFKDPTFIHSGIGGAAAGKKNRTWKNLKQILALERTLPWKLNDPNYYSIEAPPSLKPTKKYSDISGLPANYTDPQTKLRFTSSEEFSYIRLLPTDVVTGYLALRKATCIVP, encoded by the exons ATGGCATCTCAGATCCCCATAACCGTCAGGGCTCAGCCGGCAGCCAACAGCTCTGCCGCCCTCCGGGGGAAGAAACGTCCCGGTAGTCCGGCAGTGTCTGCCGCTCTGCAGGTCACCGGGagcagcaagaagaagaaagggctGCAGACAGCGACACCAACAACACTGACTCAG ATAACAGCAGTAGAGTCGGTGGTGGAGGTGAAGGCAGTTGGAGCTGTTGACTGCGGTCCAACTGCCAGCGCAGAGTCCACAGCAAAGCCTCCACCGTTCAAAGACCCCACATTTATA CATTCTGGGATcggtggagcagcagcaggtaaaAAGAACAGGACCTGGAAAAATCTCAAACAGATTCTGGCTTTGGAGCGGACTTTACCCTGGAAGCTCAATGATCCCAACT ACTACAGCATTGAGGCTCCTCCTTCCTTGAAGCCAACCAAAAAATACTCCGACATCTCTGGACTCCCT GCAAACTACACAGATCCCCAGACGAAGCTACGCTTCACATCCTCTGAGGAGTTCTCCTACATCCGCCTCCTACCCACTGATGTTGTTACTGGCTACTTGGCCCTTCGAAAGGCCACTTGCATCGTTCCCTGA